DNA from Mycobacterium sp. SMC-8:
GACGTGGTGATCGACGTGTTCGACACCGCCGGCGCGACGTCGGTGGCCGCCCGCACCGCCGTCCCCGGCGCCTGACCCTCTTCCCCACCTTCAGAGGGCGAGGGTGCGTGTCGGCAGCCGACACGCCGCGAAAAATCCGGCAACGACGCACGCTCGCGCCGACGGAGTCAGCAGCCCCGCACCCCGCGCACATCCGGCCTCGACCACAAACTCAACAATTTCGTCATCATCCTGTACCCCGGCGTCCTCACACGTAGCGGCCGCGCCCGGCCAGCGCGCCGGCCACGATCTGCACGGCGTACACGGCCAGGAACATCACCCACGGCACCGTCCACCCGTGCGACACGTCGTGCAGCAGTCCGAACAGGAACGGTCCGGTTCCGGCGACGAGATACCCGAACCCCTGCGCCATGCTCGACAGTTGAGCGGTCTCCTCGGCGGTGCGGGCACGCAGGCCCAACACCGCGAGCGCCATGGAGAACGCGCTCATCCCGATGCCGATCAACACGCTCCACAGCAGCGGCTGTGCGCCCGGCGCCACCATCAGGCCCACCGCCCCGGCGAACCCGAACACCCCGACCGCGACGATCCATGCGCTCTGGCTGGGTCTGCGCGCGGCCAGCGGTGCGATCAGCAGCGACAACGGAACACCGATCAGCGAGGTCAGCCCGACGAGAAGGCCGGCGTTGACCTTGTCGACGCCGTTGTCGATGAAGACCTGGGGCAGCCACCCCATCACGATGTAGGCCAGGAACGACTGGCTGCCGAAGAACGCGGTGACCGTCCAGGCCAGCGGGTTGCCGAGCAGTGACCGACGCCCGGCGGTGGGCCGAGTGTGGGCCGCCCAGGCGTCGCGGTGCCGGCGCGTGGCCGGGATCCACACCGCGAGCGCGAGGAACGAGACGACCGCCCACGCGGCCAGCGCCTCGCGCCAGCTGCCCAGCGGAGCCTCCAGGCCGGGCGTGGCCGCCGATCCGAGCGCTCCGCCGCCTTGCAGCGCCGCGGTGTAGATGCCGGTCATCAGCCCGATTCGGGCGGGGAACGATCCCTTGATGACGACCGGGATCAGAACGTTGGCCAGGGCGATGCCGGCGCACGCGACCAGCGTGGCGCCCAGGACGACCCGGGGTCCGTCCACCACGCGCAACGCAAGACCCGCGGTCAGGGCCACCATGGCCGCCGAGATGGTCCGTCCGAGGCCGATGCGGGACGCCAGCCATGGTGCGGCGAAGCCGGCGCCGGCAAAACACAGCGCCGGAAGTGTGGTCAGCAATCCGGCCCAGGTGGCCGAGACCCCCAGCTCGGCGCGCATGTCCCCCAGCACGGTCGCGATGCTGGTGACGGCGGGACGCAGGTTCAGCGCGGTGAGCACAACGGCCAGCGCCAGTAACACGCCGCCGGCGACTCCGGGTACCCGGCTCGACGCGTGGGACGTCGAATCCGCGGTGATGGTCTGCCGGTCGGTGTGCATCTTGCTACCGTGCCATACATCCCATGATTGGACGAAAGGGTTTACGTGTGCCATTGAGCACTGCGCGTCGGGCAGGTCTGGTCGAGCAGGTCATCGAGCAACTCAGGCATGCCGTCCTCGCCGGCGAATGGCCGGTCGGGGAGCGGATACCCAACGAAACCGTGTTGGTCCAGACACTCGGGGTCGGACGCAACACGGTACGTGAGGCGGTCCGCGCGCTGGCACACGCCGGAATCCTCGAGGTCCGTCAGGGTGACGGCACCTACGTGCGCGCCACCAGCGAGGTGTCCGGAGCGTTGCGCCGCCTGTGCGGCACCGAACTGCGCGAAGTGCTCGAAGTGCGAAGGGCGCTCGAGGTGGAGGCCGCACGCCTGGCCGCCGCCCATCGCACAAAGGCCGACGTCGACCAGATGCGCGCACTGCTGGCCCGCCGCGACGAGCACGGGGCCGCCGGCGACACCGAGGGGTACGCCCGCGTCGACGCCCAGTTCCACCTCGCCGTGGTGCGCACCTCCGGCAACCGCACCCTCATCGAGCTCTACTGCGGACTCATGGAGGCGGTCACCGCCAGCGTCGTGACGACGCAGCATGTGCCGGTAGACCGCTGCGATCACCGCGTGCTGCTCGATCAGATCGCCGCCGGAGACGCTGAACGAGCCGGCCGGACGGCAGGGGAGTTCCTGGACCGGATCCTGGCAGGCGTCGGCTCAGCCGACTGAACGCCCCGCGCCTTCCCAGAACTGCGCCCGTACGGCCTTCTTGTCCGGCTTGCCCAGCGCGGTCACCGGTACCGAGTCCACCACGATCACCTGCTTGGGTGACTGCACCGAACCCTTGCGCTCCTTGACCGACTCCTGGATCTCGGCGGTCATCGTCGCGACGGCGGACTCGGAACGGTCGGCGTCGGGCCGCAGCACCACCACGGCCGTCACCGCCTCGCCCCACTTTTCGTCCGGGGTGCCGATGACGCACACCTGGGACACCGAAGGATGTTCGGCCACGACGTCTTCCACCTCGCGGGGGAACACGTTGAACCCACCGGTGACGATCATGTCCTTGGTGCGGTCGACGATGTAGTAGAAGCCGTCCTCGTCTTCCCGGGCCAGGTCGCCGGTGTGCATCCAGCCGTCCCGGAACGTCTCCGCCGTCGCCTCCGGCAGGTTCCAGTACCCGCCCGATAGCAGCGGCCCCGCCACGCAGATCTCGCCGACCTCGCCCTGGGGCACCGGCTGACCGTCCTCGCCGAGCAGCGCCACCTTGGCGAACAGCGTCGGCCGCCCGCACGAGGTCAGCCGCTTCTCGTCGTGGTCCCTTTTGGACAGGTAGGTGATCACCATCGGCGCCTCGGACTGGCCGTAGTACTGCGCGAAGATCGGCCCGAACCGGCGGATCGCCTCGGCCAGGCGCACCGGGTTCATCGCCGAGGCGCCGTAGTACACCGTTTCCAGCGACGACAGGTCGCGGGTGTGCGAATCCGGGTGGTCCATCAGCGCGTAGATCATCGACGGCACCAGCATCGTCGCGGTGATCTTCTGCTCCTCGATGACGCGCAGCACCTCGGCCGGATCGAACTTCGTCAACACGATCAGCTCGCCGCCCTTGACGATCACCGGCGTGAAGAACGCCGCACCGGCGTGAGACAGCGGCGTGCACATCAGGAAGCGCGGGTTCTCCGGCCATTCCCACTCGGCCAGCTGCACCGTGGTCATGGTGGTGATCGACTGCGTGGTGCCGATGACGCCCTTGGGCTTGCCCGTGGTGCCGCCGGTGTAGGTCAGGCCGCCGATGTGGTCGGGCGGCAGGTCGGCGGCGACCAGCGGCTTGGCCGGGTACGTGGCGGCCTCGGCGGTCAGATCCACAGCGGTCACGCCGGCGGCGGCGAGTTCAGGCGGGACGGGCCCGATGGTCAGCACCTGCTTGAGCGACGGCACCTTCTCCACGAGGCCGAGGGCACGTTCGACGAACATCGGGTTGGGGTCGATGATCAGCGACGTGACCTCGGCGTCGGACAGCACGTAGGCGTGGTCGTCGAGGGAACCCAGCGGATGCAGCGCGGTGCGGCGATAACCCTGCGTCTGGCCGGCGCCGATGATCATCAGCACCTCGGGACGGTTCAGCGACAGCAGTCCGACCGCCGCGCCGGTTCCCGCTCCCAGCGCCTCGAACGCCTGGATGTACTGGCTGATGCGGTCGGCCAGCTCGCCGCCGGTCAGGGTGGTGTCCCCGAGGAACAGCACCGGCTTGTCCTTGTGGCGCTTGAGCGCGCCGACGGTGAGGTGGCCGGAGTGGAGGAAATGGCGCAGCTGATCACTCATGCCGACCAGACTAGAACGTGTTCCAATTCCAGTCAGCCGGTCCCCGCGAAATCGCATTCCACGTGGGGCTACGGCGAACTTTTGCGCGTGGAATGCGAGTTCGGCGGCGGACGGTCAGAAGCGGGCCGGGACGTGACCCAGTTCCCGCAGCCACCCCTTGCGCGCCGCCGGATACCACGCGAGCGACCCGGGCAGATACCGCCAGCCCGTGCGGATGGCCGACCGGATCGCGCGGTAGCGCCGTTCGTCGCCGCGCGTCCAGCGGATGCCGAAGCGGTCCCGCACCAGGGCGGGCAGGCCGCCAAAGATCACCAGCCGCATCGGCGGGGCCAGCGCCATCCGCACCGGCAGGGTGGGCAGCAGCGCGTCGGCCAGCGGACGCAGCCGGGGATGGCTCGGATAGTAGGGGGAGGCACTCATGTCCGGGATCGCCCGCCTGCCGATGAACTCGACCAGATAATCCGACGCCGGGTTGGGCTGCAGCACCTCACGGCAGTAGCGGTCCACCTCGCCTTCGAACGCGGCGCGATCGGCGGGCACGACGCTCGCGGTCATCCCGTAGCGGCGGTACCACTCGCGGCCCTCGGCGTAGAGCTGCTCGCTCTCCTGTGTGGTCAGCCCGTGCGAGTCCCAGTGCATCGCCAGCCGATCCACCATCCGCTGAAAGGTTGCGTGCGCCCACCAGAACGTCTCCGGGTGCAGCGCGTGATAGCGCTGCCCGTCCGCCAGGGTGCCCTTGATGTCGTGGTGAAAGTCGCGGACTCGCAGTCCCGTCGCCTCGGCCAGGTCCCCGTCATACACCGTGCCGAGAATGCCTGGCAGTGAACGGAAGACGCGGTCGACGGGGTCGTCGAAGAAGTCGGAGTGGTCGATCAGCCCCTGCCCGATCGCCGGGTGCATCGTCTGCAGCAACCCCGCGGTGCCGCCTTCGAACGCGATGCGCATGTCCCCGGCCCAGCGCCACAGCAGCGACGACGGACCGAGGGCGTCCTCAGCCGGGGAGTCGGCCGACGTCATGCTGCTGCTCCCCGAAGTACTTGTCCAGCTGGCGATTCCGTGACCGGTCGCCCCACCGCTCCAGGTAGGCCCGGCCCCGGCAGGTGCGGGACAGCAGTTGATAGCGGACGGTGTTCTTGGCGATCGCCGGCAGCACGGCCCAGGGCAGTGCCCGCGGTAGTTCCAGGTCGGCCATGCCCTCGGCGCGCAGGAAGAACCGCAGCATGCTCAGCAGCCTAGCCCGGTGGTAGGCGCCGCGCAGCGCGGCGGCGTTGGGGTAGTGCAGCTCGCGCTGTGCGTCGACGATCGCATTGGCCAGTGCCGGCCCGGCGGCGCTGACGGTGGACTGGGTGACCAGCAGGTGGTAGTTCAGCCGGTGCTGCTGAGCTTCGTTGTCGCATAACCAGTCCTCGTCGACTCCCATCAGCCAGCCGACGTACTTCCACAGATGCATGATGGCGCGGGACTCGGCGGGGCTGACGCGCACACCCAGCATCCGCACCCCGAGCAGTAAGGCACCGTTGAACAGGCCCAGGGTCGCGGCCTGGTCGGTCTGGTTGATCGGCAGCCCCCAACGCTCGATGTCCCAGCGGCCGTTGCGCTCGAACTGATGGTTGACCAGTGCGTGCATCAACCGAACGTGCACGGTGAGTTTGAAGCCTTCGCCGTCGCGGCGCATCGCATCGGGCTCGGAGACGGCGACGGCCCACTTCTGGGTCTCGGCCAGCCGTCGCACGGTCGTGCGGCCGGTCAGCCCGCCGGTTTCGACGAGCAGGTCGGTCGGACCGCCGAACCGGTACCCGCCGATCAGCGACAGCTGCAGCATCACGTCTGCGGCGTTGGTGCCGAGGCGCCGGTACGCGGCGGCACCCCGGTTGACGAGGTCGAAATCGACCCAGGCTGGGGTGTTCTCGACGACGGCGAAGAAATCGCGCAGCGGTGCGGGGCAATTCGGCACGGCGTCGACACCGTGCTCGAGGGCCAGCTTGAACTGGCCCATGCTCACCCGGTCGGGGCCCTCGGATTTCATCGCCGCCACCAGCGCCGCCCCGACCTCGTCGCGGTGCATGAGGCGCCTGCCGATTTTGGTGGTCAGCGTCGAGTCGAGCCGGACGGTACGGGTGAGTGCGCGCAGCGGCCGACCCATCCTGCGGTTGCGCCGTTCCCCCTCCATGAACCGGCGGGGGTATACGGCGGCGGTTTCCTGTGTCACCATGGCGCCATGCTGACACGAGCGATCATTCGCGTTCAATTCGCGTACGCATGAGCGCTGATCCGTCGTCCCGGCTCCGTCGGGCGCCCCGCCAGGAACGGTCCCGCGCCATGGTGGACCGCATCCTGGACGCCGGTGAGCAGATGCTGATCACGCATGGATTTGACGGCGCCTCGACCAACCGCATCGCCGCCGCGGCGGGCATCAGCCCGGGGTCGCTCTATCAGTACTTTCCGAACAAAGACGCGATCGCCGCCGCGGTCATCGACCGGTTCAGCGACCAGTTGTCCGCCCGGGTGGCGGCGCGGGTGTCCGAGCGGCTGGACCAGCCCGCGCCCGACTACGTCCGCGAGTCGATCGCCGCACTGGTCGACGCTCTCGACGTGCACCCCGAGTTCCTGCGGGCGGTGATGGAACAGACGCCGCGATTGGGTGCGGCCAGCAAGCTGGTGGCGTTCGAACAGCGCATCGGAGAGCTGACGGTGGCCTATCTGACGATCAACAAGCGGCAGGTCCGGGCCGACGCGACACTCGACACCGCGGCCTGGATGCTGGTTCGGATGGTCGAACACCTCTGTGTGCGCTACATCCTCGACCAGCCGCCGATCGAGCGGGAGAAGTTCATCGACGAGATCACGCTGATGGCACTGAACTATCTGCGACCCTGGCCGGCCCCGCCGCCGGACCGTTTCCCGTCGCGGTGACCAGCGCCTCAGAACGCGAATTGAATGCGAGCCGCCGCTCGTGTCAGAAATTCGTCCGCCGCAGGCGGGGATTTTGCTGATTCCTTGCCTATCGGAGAAGCTAATGGGCATACTCATGCCGACAGGGCGGGAATGCGACGGGTTCGGCGGGTGCCGCAGGCGTCAATTAACGCTCTCAACTGCAGAAAACACGCCGACCACCGAGGTTGGCACGAGCAAAATCGAAGGCATTAAGTAAATGGTCGTTCAGCGCGGATGAGCGCCGACGCAAAGGGTGACGGAGCCACCGTCATCACCGACTGGGCCGGCGGCTA
Protein-coding regions in this window:
- a CDS encoding MFS transporter; translation: MHTDRQTITADSTSHASSRVPGVAGGVLLALAVVLTALNLRPAVTSIATVLGDMRAELGVSATWAGLLTTLPALCFAGAGFAAPWLASRIGLGRTISAAMVALTAGLALRVVDGPRVVLGATLVACAGIALANVLIPVVIKGSFPARIGLMTGIYTAALQGGGALGSAATPGLEAPLGSWREALAAWAVVSFLALAVWIPATRRHRDAWAAHTRPTAGRRSLLGNPLAWTVTAFFGSQSFLAYIVMGWLPQVFIDNGVDKVNAGLLVGLTSLIGVPLSLLIAPLAARRPSQSAWIVAVGVFGFAGAVGLMVAPGAQPLLWSVLIGIGMSAFSMALAVLGLRARTAEETAQLSSMAQGFGYLVAGTGPFLFGLLHDVSHGWTVPWVMFLAVYAVQIVAGALAGRGRYV
- a CDS encoding FadR/GntR family transcriptional regulator, which encodes MPLSTARRAGLVEQVIEQLRHAVLAGEWPVGERIPNETVLVQTLGVGRNTVREAVRALAHAGILEVRQGDGTYVRATSEVSGALRRLCGTELREVLEVRRALEVEAARLAAAHRTKADVDQMRALLARRDEHGAAGDTEGYARVDAQFHLAVVRTSGNRTLIELYCGLMEAVTASVVTTQHVPVDRCDHRVLLDQIAAGDAERAGRTAGEFLDRILAGVGSAD
- the fadD8 gene encoding fatty-acid--CoA ligase FadD8, which gives rise to MRFRGDRLTGIGTRSSLVGMSDQLRHFLHSGHLTVGALKRHKDKPVLFLGDTTLTGGELADRISQYIQAFEALGAGTGAAVGLLSLNRPEVLMIIGAGQTQGYRRTALHPLGSLDDHAYVLSDAEVTSLIIDPNPMFVERALGLVEKVPSLKQVLTIGPVPPELAAAGVTAVDLTAEAATYPAKPLVAADLPPDHIGGLTYTGGTTGKPKGVIGTTQSITTMTTVQLAEWEWPENPRFLMCTPLSHAGAAFFTPVIVKGGELIVLTKFDPAEVLRVIEEQKITATMLVPSMIYALMDHPDSHTRDLSSLETVYYGASAMNPVRLAEAIRRFGPIFAQYYGQSEAPMVITYLSKRDHDEKRLTSCGRPTLFAKVALLGEDGQPVPQGEVGEICVAGPLLSGGYWNLPEATAETFRDGWMHTGDLAREDEDGFYYIVDRTKDMIVTGGFNVFPREVEDVVAEHPSVSQVCVIGTPDEKWGEAVTAVVVLRPDADRSESAVATMTAEIQESVKERKGSVQSPKQVIVVDSVPVTALGKPDKKAVRAQFWEGAGRSVG
- a CDS encoding oxygenase MpaB family protein, which translates into the protein MTSADSPAEDALGPSSLLWRWAGDMRIAFEGGTAGLLQTMHPAIGQGLIDHSDFFDDPVDRVFRSLPGILGTVYDGDLAEATGLRVRDFHHDIKGTLADGQRYHALHPETFWWAHATFQRMVDRLAMHWDSHGLTTQESEQLYAEGREWYRRYGMTASVVPADRAAFEGEVDRYCREVLQPNPASDYLVEFIGRRAIPDMSASPYYPSHPRLRPLADALLPTLPVRMALAPPMRLVIFGGLPALVRDRFGIRWTRGDERRYRAIRSAIRTGWRYLPGSLAWYPAARKGWLRELGHVPARF
- a CDS encoding oxygenase MpaB family protein — its product is MVTQETAAVYPRRFMEGERRNRRMGRPLRALTRTVRLDSTLTTKIGRRLMHRDEVGAALVAAMKSEGPDRVSMGQFKLALEHGVDAVPNCPAPLRDFFAVVENTPAWVDFDLVNRGAAAYRRLGTNAADVMLQLSLIGGYRFGGPTDLLVETGGLTGRTTVRRLAETQKWAVAVSEPDAMRRDGEGFKLTVHVRLMHALVNHQFERNGRWDIERWGLPINQTDQAATLGLFNGALLLGVRMLGVRVSPAESRAIMHLWKYVGWLMGVDEDWLCDNEAQQHRLNYHLLVTQSTVSAAGPALANAIVDAQRELHYPNAAALRGAYHRARLLSMLRFFLRAEGMADLELPRALPWAVLPAIAKNTVRYQLLSRTCRGRAYLERWGDRSRNRQLDKYFGEQQHDVGRLPG
- a CDS encoding TetR/AcrR family transcriptional regulator — translated: MSADPSSRLRRAPRQERSRAMVDRILDAGEQMLITHGFDGASTNRIAAAAGISPGSLYQYFPNKDAIAAAVIDRFSDQLSARVAARVSERLDQPAPDYVRESIAALVDALDVHPEFLRAVMEQTPRLGAASKLVAFEQRIGELTVAYLTINKRQVRADATLDTAAWMLVRMVEHLCVRYILDQPPIEREKFIDEITLMALNYLRPWPAPPPDRFPSR